Genomic segment of Paenibacillus polymyxa:
TATTAGCTCATGAATATCTCCAGAAGGCATACTTGATTGGAAGTGCAAGAGCATTTCGGGACCAGCCCAAGCTCTATCAAGAAATGGCGAAAAGTAAATCTCTGGATGAACAGGATATACTACTTCAATTTGCGGCGTTGGATGTGAACGCCAAACTTCTAACCGATTTAAAGGATAATTAATAACCAATGTAATGAACCTCATACAGTCTGAGATAAAATGCTGATCTGGATACGACGGACTAATGGGCTTCAATATTATTTATGGGGAGGACTAATGCATTGAAATTAAAAGAAGTGCTCTTAGGCACCCACAGTTTCGAAGCGATGAAAGCTTTTTACGGCTCTCTCTTGGATTTGCAGGTTGTGGAGGAAAGCTCTTTGCGGTTGTCGTTTCAAGTAGGAGAATCAGTTCTTGCTTTCCAGGAATCCCCCCATATGGAGAATGGATTTTATCATATTGCGGTTACGATTCCAACGAATAAATTCATAGAAGCAAAACAGTGGGTAATCGACCGTGGGATTTCATTGATTTCAAGATCCGAAGAAGATGAGTTTTTTTTCGAAAACTGGAATGCAACAGCACTTTACTTCTATGATCCAGATCATAACCTCGTTGAATTCATTGCCCACCATACACTCGATAATGCAGTCGCTGAAGCTTTCGGACCCAACTCTATACTTCGTATAAGCGAGATTGGTCTTCCGGTCGATGATGTTCCAGAGGTATCTAGAATAATTACCGAAACGTTCCAACTTAATTCATGGGGAGGGGCTGGACAGAAATTCGCGCCGCTAGGGGATGTAGAAGGATCATTTATAGTCATAGACAAGCAACGGCCTTGGTTTCCTGATGATAGGCTTCCGACCGTGTTCAGCATCAGTGTCTTGTTTGAAGCTCCACACTCTGCCAGTCTTTCACTGCATAATGGTTTGTATGAATTGAGAGCAGACGGATAGTGCTTCCCATCTCCACCATCCCCGGATTTCTGGAATAAAGCTTACGATGGAGTGGAAATCCGGGGATCATAATACATACAGGAGAGAATATATGAATATTAGACTACTTCATTCAAATGAAAAATATCCAATAGAGCTTTTGTTACTAGCTGATCCATCGCACCAACTTGTTGAGGAATACTTAAAGAGAGGGGAGTGTTATGTAGCAGAGATTGACCAACATATTGTTGGAGTCTATGTTCTTTTACCTACAAGACCTGAAACAGTTGAGTTAGTGAATATAGCAGTGTCAGAAGGTATGCATGGTAAAGGAATAGGCAGACAATTAGTAACACATGCAATTGAAACAGCCAGGGCACAAGGTTATAAAACGATGGAAATGGGTACAGGAAACTCTAGCATTGGGCAGTTAGCTCTCTACCAAAAATGTGGGTTCAGAATTGTTGGTGTAGATCTAGATTTCTTTGTCAGACACAACTATCTAGAAGAAATTTATGAGAATGGCATACAGTGTAGAGATATGATTCGTATGTCTCAGGATTTATAGAGCTTAAATTCTTTGCAAGCCCATCAAAGGTATCTTAAGTAAGGTTCTGAAAGGTATATGATATTGTGCCAAAAGATGGTACAATAAATTGCGGAAAGGCTATACAATCATTGGATTGCAATAGTCCTTTTTTAATAAGTTGATATCCTACTAAGTTCCTGATAAGGGGTGGTTACTTTGTACAACACAACAACCACGATACTCACAGAGATAACAAAACATATGAGAGATAATGATTTAATCCTAAGTGATTTAGCTAGAGCAGCCGAAATGAATCCGGGCACCATGAGCAGTATTATTAATGGGAACCGCACACTTTCAGTGGATCAGCTAGATCGAATTACACAAGCGATGGGCTACCCCGTTGGTTACTACTATGAACGCTATGTGTCTGAGTATTTAGCAGAGGCTAATCCGAATTGGCGTCGAATGAGTCCTTTCATACATAACTGTGCGAAATTAAACAAACTGGACTGCATTCATGATGTGGTCAATCTATTGATGGACAAGTTGGGCTATTCAGAATCCTTATTTGAGCTTGCTGAAGAGCTGTTTAAAGAAGAATGTTATGAAGCGGCAACTATTCTGTACGAGAATGTAGCTATGAGTGAGAAAAAACAGTATTCGGAACGTTTAGCAATTTGCCAATATCGACTGTTCCAAACGAGGCAAGGAGATAATCAAGAGAAAAACTATGATGCGGTTGTTCAATTTGAGGCTTACGTGGAACGTTTGGATGAAGCGGACCAGTTAGATGCGTTAAGAGATTTAGTAAATACTTGTCGTTCATTGCGAAAGTGGGATAAGGCAAATAACTTTGCTACGGCCTTGGGCAATAAAGCTGAAATACAATATAAAATTGACCAGCAGCATACAAAGAGTGAGCAAACAAAGAAGCCTTTGTATCCTCCATTTGTTTATTGGGCATTTTCGCATTTAATTCGTGCTGAAATTTGTGATGCTAATAAAGATTATGAGACAGCGCTTCAGCATATTCAAAAGTATGCCGATTTAAGCTGGGTAGAAGAAAAAGATGATACAACTTTAAAATGGAAAAATCAATTTAAAGAATGGGCCGACGCCAATACTTATGTGAATAGGCTTATGTCTGGCGATGTAAGCGTACTCTCTGATTATGTTGCTTATTTTTCTTCGAAGGAAGATGAAATACTTCCCGCAATAGATAACATAATCGAGGCGGCTAATCGATACAATATAAATGTAGATCATATACTTGCATTGTTTGAAGTAGAAATTCAATCTTTTTTGAATGAACAAAATCGAGTAGGCGTATATACTCAACAAATTATTTTAGAACGTTTTACTCATTTCTCCAATGAATTAGCAAAATACTATTTAAATAAAGGGATTTATTCAGAAGGTTTTCGTTTTTTGTTGAGTTGTTTGGAAAAATCTACAGTTATTAATAATAAATCATATATAATCAAATGTGTAAGGCTCTATGAGTCTTATCAAGAATATGCATCATCTGAAACAAAGGCAGTGTATAGAAAGTTGATTAAAGAGGTGGAGGAAGATGAAGATGAAGCGTAAAATTGTTCTAACCTTATGGGTGACTAGTTTTCTAGTATTGACGATAATGGTTCCTCCTTTCCAATATCAAGATGATGGGTTTAATTACGAACCGACAGGGCACCACGGAGGAATCTAAGAATAAAAAGTCTCCAGTATAAGGCACAGTAGGACCTAAAAAATTACTATTATTAAGTGGTTAGACGGAATGATCCGTCTAACCTTTTTATTATCTGTTTTGCTGTATATAAGCAATATGAGGAAATCTTCTTTTGAGAAATATATGTAAAAAGTGCAAAAATGTTATGTGTGCTGTTGTAAACAACTGAAGGGTATATGACTTTGTTCCAAAAGAAAATGATGGGCTAAAGTAATTCTTACTAACTGTTTCTCATTACATGGTTTAATTATGTATCATATGCCGAGTCTACGTTGAAAGGGTGGTTTATCTATGGAGATCACACCTACGATTAGAGCAGAAATTCAAACCTATCTGATAAGAAAAAGCTTAACCATGACCGAGTTTGGTCACATTATTGATTTGAATGTAGGAACGGTTAGTGGCATTGTGACGGGCAACCGACCTATTTCTGTTCACCAGCTAGATCGGATCACTATGGGAATGAATTTACCATCGGATTATTTTTATGAACGTTATATTGATGAATGTATTGAAGAAGAACCGCTTAACTGGCGAAGAATCAGCCCTTTTTTGTACCGGTGCGCGGAGTTAGGGCGACTTGATTGCTTGCGAAGAGTTGTAGGTATGTTGCTAGATAATCCTGTTTATCTTCCTTCACTTTTTGAAGTAGCCGAGGATTCTTTTAAAAAGGGTAATACTAGAGCAGCGGCGTTCCTTTATGAAAACGTGTCAGAAGGGGAAAAGTATCAGTATTCAGAACGATTGGCGGTTTGCCAGTATCGATTGTTTACGATTCGTATTGGAGACGATCAAGAGAAAAACTATGATGCAGCCATTCAATTTGAGCCTTACGTTGATCGATTAGATGAGGTAGATCAGTTAGATGCCTTAAAAGACTTGGCGAATACATACCGCTCGTTACGAAAATGGGATAAAGTAGAACTATTCGCTAAAGCAATGGGAGACAAGGCAAAAATTCAATACAAACTGCAACAACAGCGGCATCATGTACACAAAGACAATTCGAAGAAACCAAGCTTCCCTCTGTTTGCTTATTGGGCATTTTCTCATTTGCTTCGGGCAGAAGCTTGTGAAGGAAGGAAAGACTACGAGAAGGCACTTCAGCACACTTATGCTTATTCCGATTTGAGCTGGGTAAATGCTACAGATGAAACTGCTCTGAAATGGAAAAAAAAGTACGAAGACTGGGCAGTAGTAAATACGTACTTAAATAAGCTGCTTTCTGGCGATAAGAGCGTTCTTTCTGATTATGTAACTTATATTTCTTCAAGAAAAGATGAGATTCTTCCCGCACTTGATATTATGATCGAGGCAGCTAACCGATATCATTTTGATGTAGATGATATTTTAAAGCAATTTGAAGAAGAAATCATCTCCTTTCTGGAACAGAAAAAAGTTGAAGGATTGTATTCTCAACGATTCACAACGGAGCGATACACTCATTTCTCAAGGGAATTGGCAATCTATCTTTTGCGTAAAGGGAAGTTTTCAGATGGATTCACATTTTTGTTCAGTTGTTTGGAAAAGTCGGCTGAAGCTAATAATAGAATACAAGCAATTAGATGTATGAGGTTGTTTACACATTTTAAAGAACATGCATCTGCTCACACGAAGGAAGTCTATGGAAATCTGATTAAAGCGGT
This window contains:
- a CDS encoding VOC family protein, yielding MKLKEVLLGTHSFEAMKAFYGSLLDLQVVEESSLRLSFQVGESVLAFQESPHMENGFYHIAVTIPTNKFIEAKQWVIDRGISLISRSEEDEFFFENWNATALYFYDPDHNLVEFIAHHTLDNAVAEAFGPNSILRISEIGLPVDDVPEVSRIITETFQLNSWGGAGQKFAPLGDVEGSFIVIDKQRPWFPDDRLPTVFSISVLFEAPHSASLSLHNGLYELRADG
- a CDS encoding GNAT family N-acetyltransferase — protein: MNIRLLHSNEKYPIELLLLADPSHQLVEEYLKRGECYVAEIDQHIVGVYVLLPTRPETVELVNIAVSEGMHGKGIGRQLVTHAIETARAQGYKTMEMGTGNSSIGQLALYQKCGFRIVGVDLDFFVRHNYLEEIYENGIQCRDMIRMSQDL
- a CDS encoding helix-turn-helix domain-containing protein, with translation MRDNDLILSDLARAAEMNPGTMSSIINGNRTLSVDQLDRITQAMGYPVGYYYERYVSEYLAEANPNWRRMSPFIHNCAKLNKLDCIHDVVNLLMDKLGYSESLFELAEELFKEECYEAATILYENVAMSEKKQYSERLAICQYRLFQTRQGDNQEKNYDAVVQFEAYVERLDEADQLDALRDLVNTCRSLRKWDKANNFATALGNKAEIQYKIDQQHTKSEQTKKPLYPPFVYWAFSHLIRAEICDANKDYETALQHIQKYADLSWVEEKDDTTLKWKNQFKEWADANTYVNRLMSGDVSVLSDYVAYFSSKEDEILPAIDNIIEAANRYNINVDHILALFEVEIQSFLNEQNRVGVYTQQIILERFTHFSNELAKYYLNKGIYSEGFRFLLSCLEKSTVINNKSYIIKCVRLYESYQEYASSETKAVYRKLIKEVEEDEDEA
- a CDS encoding transcriptional regulator, with product MEITPTIRAEIQTYLIRKSLTMTEFGHIIDLNVGTVSGIVTGNRPISVHQLDRITMGMNLPSDYFYERYIDECIEEEPLNWRRISPFLYRCAELGRLDCLRRVVGMLLDNPVYLPSLFEVAEDSFKKGNTRAAAFLYENVSEGEKYQYSERLAVCQYRLFTIRIGDDQEKNYDAAIQFEPYVDRLDEVDQLDALKDLANTYRSLRKWDKVELFAKAMGDKAKIQYKLQQQRHHVHKDNSKKPSFPLFAYWAFSHLLRAEACEGRKDYEKALQHTYAYSDLSWVNATDETALKWKKKYEDWAVVNTYLNKLLSGDKSVLSDYVTYISSRKDEILPALDIMIEAANRYHFDVDDILKQFEEEIISFLEQKKVEGLYSQRFTTERYTHFSRELAIYLLRKGKFSDGFTFLFSCLEKSAEANNRIQAIRCMRLFTHFKEHASAHTKEVYGNLIKAVNEDEE